The Thermoanaerobacterales bacterium genome window below encodes:
- a CDS encoding DUF2508 family protein, whose amino-acid sequence MYPDDSAGHDLVTEVEKARRDWQAAWRIFNEVPLDTAEVAVHLLNAAEARYCHLLRLAKREGAVAWTAPW is encoded by the coding sequence GTGTACCCGGACGACTCCGCCGGACACGACCTGGTAACCGAAGTGGAGAAAGCCCGCCGCGACTGGCAAGCAGCCTGGAGGATCTTCAACGAAGTACCTCTGGATACGGCGGAGGTGGCCGTTCACCTCTTGAACGCCGCCGAGGCGCGTTACTGCCACCTTTTGCGTCTGGCGAAAAGAGAAGGCGCGGTCGCCTGGACCGCGCCCTGGTGA